From a single Bacillus sp. NEB1478 genomic region:
- a CDS encoding M20 family metallopeptidase, with amino-acid sequence MEQLFNLLANYKDEMVEIRRHLHQNPELSFEEVQTPAYIAGYHEKLGLDVRRSVGGRGVVSTLRGGKPGKTVALRADFDALPIQEETDLSFKSNVPGVMHACGHDGHTATLLVLAKVLTEMKDELEGNVVFIHQHAEELAPGGAVPMIEDGCLDGVDVIYGTHLWAPMPTGTVGYRTGPVMAAADSFTIKVQGKGGHGAQPHKTKDSIVIGAQLVSNLQQIVSRRVNPLDAAVISVGAFEAKNAFNVIADTATLTGTARTFKEDVRVTIEQEIDRIAKGTCLAADASYEYIYKRGYPAVVNHKEDTEFFVEVARKVPGVVKLEEIEAQMGGEDFAYYLEKVPGTFFFTGAEDVTWEETYPHHHPKFKINEDALLIAANLLGAATLTYLKQNSEEKLEVTK; translated from the coding sequence TTGGAACAATTATTTAATCTATTAGCAAATTATAAAGATGAGATGGTGGAAATTCGCAGGCACCTTCACCAAAATCCTGAACTCTCATTTGAAGAAGTACAAACGCCGGCATATATCGCAGGATACCATGAAAAGTTAGGGCTGGACGTAAGAAGGTCTGTAGGCGGAAGAGGGGTAGTTTCTACGCTTAGAGGCGGCAAACCTGGTAAAACAGTTGCTTTGCGAGCTGATTTTGATGCACTGCCGATACAAGAGGAAACAGATTTATCGTTCAAATCGAACGTACCGGGCGTTATGCATGCTTGCGGTCATGATGGTCACACCGCGACACTTCTTGTTTTAGCAAAAGTGTTAACTGAAATGAAAGACGAACTCGAAGGAAATGTTGTATTCATCCACCAGCATGCAGAAGAATTGGCGCCAGGCGGGGCAGTTCCTATGATTGAAGACGGTTGTCTAGATGGTGTCGATGTAATTTACGGTACACACCTATGGGCGCCGATGCCAACTGGAACAGTCGGTTACCGAACAGGTCCAGTAATGGCTGCAGCAGACTCATTTACGATAAAAGTGCAGGGAAAAGGCGGTCATGGTGCACAGCCTCATAAAACAAAAGACAGTATAGTAATTGGAGCACAGCTTGTTTCCAATCTGCAGCAAATCGTGAGCAGGCGGGTTAATCCGCTGGATGCTGCGGTAATATCTGTTGGCGCTTTTGAAGCGAAGAATGCTTTCAACGTGATCGCGGACACAGCTACACTTACAGGGACTGCCCGAACGTTTAAAGAAGATGTAAGGGTGACGATTGAGCAAGAAATCGACCGTATTGCAAAAGGAACATGCCTTGCTGCTGACGCTTCTTATGAATATATTTATAAGCGCGGTTATCCTGCAGTAGTCAATCATAAGGAAGATACTGAATTTTTCGTTGAAGTGGCAAGAAAGGTTCCAGGAGTTGTTAAATTAGAAGAAATTGAGGCGCAAATGGGCGGCGAAGATTTCGCGTACTATCTAGAAAAAGTCCCTGGAACCTTCTTCTTTACCGGTGCTGAAGATGTTACTTGGGAAGAAACCTATCCGCATCATCATCCTAAATTTAAAATTAATGAAGATGCATTATTGATAGCAGCGAATTTACTAGGAGCTGCAACGCTTACTTACTTGAAACAAAACTCAGAAGAAAAATTGGAAGTGACGAAATAA
- a CDS encoding class I SAM-dependent methyltransferase: MDLLLKESLKASYNEQADFRNKMEIEDWKLTELDLFIHALQQKNMDTVLDIGAGSGQHGKYLQEHNLDVTCIDLSPNMVETCRFKGLKAEVMDYYSMNFDEQSFHAVWAMNTLLHVPKISLPAVLHSIHTVLKDDGLFYMGVYGGNDSEGVWQDDSYIPKRFFSFYTDEGIQEVVSPLFEIMDFHVVEGAGGSLNYQSLLLRKKQIEE; encoded by the coding sequence ATGGATCTTTTGTTAAAAGAAAGTCTGAAAGCTAGCTATAATGAACAAGCGGATTTCCGAAATAAGATGGAAATAGAAGATTGGAAGCTTACAGAGCTCGATCTATTTATCCACGCACTTCAGCAAAAAAACATGGATACTGTACTTGATATAGGTGCTGGTTCTGGCCAGCACGGAAAATATTTGCAAGAACATAATTTAGATGTTACGTGTATCGACCTTTCTCCAAACATGGTTGAAACATGCCGTTTTAAAGGGTTAAAGGCAGAAGTAATGGATTATTATTCTATGAATTTTGATGAGCAATCCTTTCACGCCGTTTGGGCGATGAATACGCTGCTCCATGTTCCAAAGATCAGCCTTCCTGCCGTTTTACATTCTATACATACCGTTTTAAAAGATGATGGATTGTTCTATATGGGGGTTTATGGAGGGAATGACTCAGAAGGTGTCTGGCAAGACGATTCCTATATCCCTAAGCGCTTCTTCTCTTTTTATACTGATGAAGGAATTCAAGAAGTCGTATCTCCTTTATTTGAAATCATGGATTTTCACGTTGTTGAAGGTGCTGGAGGAAGCTTGAATTACCAATCATTGTTGCTAAGAAAAAAACAAATAGAAGAATAA